Proteins from a genomic interval of Lysobacter stagni:
- a CDS encoding lysylphosphatidylglycerol synthase domain-containing protein has translation MSHRRPWLRRLRQWAFYAFLAVVAYLLVRYARSVDWAEVWKALAAYDTATLCAAVALTLVSYLLYSCFDLGARHYAHHALPTPRVMAISAVSYAFSLNLGAVVGGAGFRYRLYSHAGLGIGTIGRIVAFTVSTNWVGYLALAGALFVAGQVKAPPQWGLSGHGLPWIGAAMLVAVVVYGVACHRMHGRMFHVRGHHFRLPSLPLAALQLVLAASNWALMGWLVYVLMPAHVGYGAVLGTLLLAAVASAMAHIPAGIGVLEAVFIAMLGYRIDEPTLLAGLLAYRACYYLGPLLLAIGGYAVLEAVARRNPAPARGSVA, from the coding sequence ATGAGCCATCGCCGCCCATGGTTGCGACGCCTGCGCCAGTGGGCGTTCTACGCCTTCCTCGCCGTGGTGGCATACCTGCTCGTGCGGTATGCGCGATCGGTGGACTGGGCGGAGGTGTGGAAGGCGCTGGCTGCGTACGACACCGCGACGCTCTGCGCTGCCGTCGCGCTGACGCTGGTCAGCTACCTGTTGTACTCGTGCTTCGATCTCGGTGCGCGGCACTACGCACACCATGCGCTGCCGACGCCACGCGTGATGGCCATTTCCGCGGTCAGCTACGCCTTCAGCCTCAACCTGGGCGCGGTGGTGGGCGGTGCGGGCTTCCGTTACCGCCTGTACTCGCATGCGGGACTGGGCATCGGCACCATCGGCCGCATCGTTGCGTTCACGGTGAGCACCAACTGGGTGGGCTACCTGGCGCTGGCGGGTGCGTTGTTCGTGGCAGGACAGGTGAAAGCGCCACCGCAGTGGGGCCTGAGCGGCCATGGCCTGCCGTGGATCGGCGCGGCGATGCTGGTCGCCGTCGTCGTTTACGGCGTTGCCTGTCATCGCATGCACGGGCGCATGTTCCATGTGCGCGGGCATCACTTCCGCTTGCCGTCGCTGCCCCTGGCGGCACTGCAGCTGGTGCTGGCCGCCAGCAACTGGGCGCTGATGGGCTGGCTGGTGTACGTGCTGATGCCCGCGCATGTCGGCTACGGCGCGGTGCTGGGTACGTTGCTGCTCGCGGCCGTGGCCTCGGCCATGGCGCACATCCCTGCGGGCATCGGTGTGCTTGAAGCGGTGTTCATCGCCATGCTGGGCTACCGCATCGACGAACCCACCCTGTTGGCGGGACTGCTGGCCTACCGTGCCTGTTATTACCTGGGCCCGCTGCTGCTGGCCATCGGTGGGTACGCGGTGCTGGAGGCCGTCGCCCGACGCAACCCAGCGCCCGCGCGCGGGTCGGTTGCATGA
- a CDS encoding endonuclease/exonuclease/phosphatase family protein, translated as MGFNLLNRRFVLPELREAIRGVSADVVFLQEVLGEHAYHARRHANWPQGPQYEFLADALWPQYAYGRNAVYPHGHHGNALLSKFTIASHENRDVSVHGHEERGLLHCVLRLPETGREVHTLCVHLGLRESHRRRQLGLLCGIVTDEIPADAPLIVAGDFNDWRVRGHRLMRDCGLMEAFEQTHGRVARTFPSRWPMLPVDRIYLRNARLLDARVLSSRPWSHLSDHVPLLARIEA; from the coding sequence ATGGGGTTCAACCTCCTCAATCGGCGATTCGTGCTGCCGGAGCTGCGTGAGGCGATACGCGGCGTGTCGGCCGACGTCGTGTTCCTGCAGGAAGTGCTGGGCGAACACGCGTACCACGCACGCAGGCACGCCAACTGGCCACAGGGCCCGCAGTACGAATTCCTGGCCGATGCGCTGTGGCCGCAGTACGCATACGGGCGCAACGCGGTGTATCCGCACGGCCATCACGGCAACGCGCTGCTGTCGAAGTTCACCATCGCATCGCACGAGAACCGCGACGTCTCCGTGCACGGGCACGAGGAACGCGGCCTGCTGCATTGCGTGCTTCGCCTTCCGGAGACGGGCCGTGAAGTCCACACCCTCTGCGTGCACCTGGGCCTGCGCGAGTCGCACCGCCGGCGCCAGCTCGGATTGCTGTGCGGCATCGTGACCGACGAGATTCCGGCCGACGCGCCGCTCATCGTCGCCGGCGACTTCAACGACTGGCGCGTGCGAGGGCATCGTTTGATGCGCGACTGTGGACTGATGGAGGCCTTCGAACAGACGCACGGGCGCGTTGCGCGAACGTTTCCGTCGCGGTGGCCCATGCTGCCGGTGGACCGCATCTACCTGCGCAACGCGCGCCTGCTGGATGCGCGCGTGCTGTCGTCGCGGCCGTGGTCGCACCTGTCGGACCACGTGCCGCTGCTGGCGAGGATCGAGGCATGA
- a CDS encoding NAD(P)H-dependent flavin oxidoreductase: MTLQDLFGIALPIVQAPMAGVQDGALAVAVADAGALGSLPAATLDADGLRRQLDSIRARTTAPVNVNFFCHAPPKRDDAREAAWRALLAPYYAQFGIDPQSVPDGPGRSPFSHAMADVLQDLRPQVVSFHFGLPEPELLQRVRATGAKVMSSATTVDEARWLQSRGVDAVIAQGLEAGGHRGHFLSDDLRGQMGTLALLPQIVHAVDVPVIAAGGIADAAGVKAAMALGAVGVQVGTAFLRCPEATTSAVHRHALTHDAGERTALTRLFTGRPARGIVNRAMRELGAMSDVPPPFPLAASAIAPLRMKAEVQGSGDFSPLWAGQNTTGCHPVPAAEITRALAAAL; this comes from the coding sequence ATGACGCTGCAGGACCTGTTCGGTATCGCGCTGCCCATCGTCCAGGCGCCCATGGCGGGCGTGCAGGACGGCGCGCTCGCGGTGGCCGTGGCCGACGCCGGTGCGCTCGGATCGTTGCCCGCCGCCACGCTCGATGCCGACGGATTGCGACGCCAGCTCGATTCGATCCGCGCGCGCACCACCGCGCCGGTCAATGTCAACTTCTTCTGCCACGCACCACCGAAGCGCGACGATGCGCGCGAAGCGGCTTGGCGCGCGTTGTTGGCGCCGTACTACGCGCAGTTCGGCATCGATCCGCAGTCGGTACCCGATGGCCCCGGTCGTTCGCCCTTCAGCCACGCCATGGCCGATGTGCTGCAGGACCTGCGCCCGCAGGTCGTGAGCTTCCACTTCGGCCTGCCCGAGCCGGAGCTGCTGCAGCGCGTGCGTGCGACGGGTGCGAAAGTGATGTCGTCGGCCACGACGGTGGACGAGGCGCGGTGGCTGCAGTCGCGCGGCGTCGATGCGGTCATCGCGCAGGGGCTGGAGGCCGGCGGTCATCGCGGCCACTTCCTGTCCGACGACCTTCGCGGGCAGATGGGGACGCTCGCCCTGCTGCCGCAGATCGTGCACGCGGTCGATGTGCCGGTCATCGCGGCCGGCGGCATCGCCGACGCGGCCGGAGTGAAAGCGGCGATGGCCCTGGGCGCGGTCGGCGTGCAGGTGGGCACGGCATTCCTGCGTTGCCCGGAAGCCACCACCAGCGCCGTGCATCGCCACGCGTTGACGCACGACGCGGGCGAACGCACCGCCTTGACGCGTCTGTTCACCGGTCGGCCCGCGCGCGGCATCGTCAATCGCGCGATGCGCGAGCTGGGCGCGATGTCGGACGTGCCGCCGCCATTTCCGCTCGCAGCGTCCGCCATCGCACCGCTGCGCATGAAGGCCGAAGTCCAGGGGTCGGGCGACTTCTCCCCGCTGTGGGCAGGGCAGAACACCACCGGTTGCCATCCGGTTCCCGCGGCGGAAATCACCAGGGCGCTCGCCGCCGCACTGTGA
- a CDS encoding amino acid permease: MPESTVSPADPATAQLGHALKPRQLIMMGLGSAIGAGLFLGSGVGVQAAGPAVLVSYLVAGALVIIVMNALGEMAAAKPASGAFSVYAADAMGATAGATVGWLWWAQLVIVIAAESVGAAGLLASVWPVLPVPLVSLAFMVLFTVINLMGVKNFGEFEFWFAIMKVAAIIAFILIGAALVFGLLPGVPSPGLSNFTAHGGFAPKGWAGIGTALLVVVFAFGGTEIVAVAAAETADPARSLARAIRTVAWRILVFYIGSLSVIIAVVPWTSDTLRSPFAAVLDMARIPYASTAITLIAVVALLSALNANLYGASRMAFSLAQREEAPRWLARISANRVPMMAVLISVLFGFVATVFELWYPNRVLPVLLNIVGSTCLLVWTISLLSQLILRRRAARAGTPLPFRMRGYPWITGFALGILALIFGLLLSSGDTRGQFLSMVALTAGIAIASETARRLRNKKRATA; encoded by the coding sequence ATGCCCGAATCCACGGTTTCTCCGGCCGACCCGGCCACCGCGCAACTCGGCCACGCACTCAAACCGCGCCAGCTGATCATGATGGGCCTGGGCAGTGCGATCGGTGCGGGGCTGTTCCTGGGCTCGGGCGTGGGCGTGCAGGCGGCGGGACCGGCGGTGCTGGTGTCGTACCTGGTCGCCGGCGCGCTGGTCATCATCGTCATGAACGCGTTGGGCGAGATGGCCGCCGCGAAGCCCGCGAGCGGCGCGTTCTCGGTCTATGCGGCCGATGCCATGGGCGCGACCGCGGGCGCCACCGTGGGCTGGTTGTGGTGGGCGCAGCTGGTGATCGTGATCGCGGCCGAATCCGTCGGCGCGGCCGGGCTGCTGGCGAGCGTGTGGCCGGTGCTGCCGGTGCCATTGGTGTCGTTGGCGTTCATGGTGCTGTTCACGGTCATCAACCTGATGGGCGTGAAGAACTTCGGCGAGTTCGAGTTCTGGTTCGCGATCATGAAGGTCGCCGCCATCATCGCGTTCATCCTGATCGGTGCGGCGCTCGTGTTCGGCCTGTTGCCGGGCGTGCCATCGCCGGGGCTGTCGAATTTCACGGCGCACGGCGGTTTCGCGCCCAAGGGCTGGGCCGGCATCGGTACGGCGCTGCTGGTGGTGGTCTTCGCCTTCGGCGGTACGGAGATCGTCGCGGTCGCCGCCGCGGAAACCGCGGATCCGGCGCGCAGCCTGGCGCGCGCGATCCGCACCGTGGCGTGGCGCATCCTGGTGTTCTACATCGGTTCGCTGAGCGTGATCATCGCGGTGGTGCCGTGGACCAGCGACACGTTGCGCTCGCCGTTCGCGGCGGTGCTGGACATGGCGCGCATTCCCTATGCCTCGACCGCGATCACGCTGATCGCGGTGGTCGCACTGCTGTCGGCGCTCAATGCCAACCTGTACGGCGCCTCGCGCATGGCGTTCTCGCTGGCCCAGCGCGAGGAGGCCCCGCGCTGGCTGGCGCGCATCAGCGCCAACCGCGTGCCGATGATGGCGGTACTGATCAGCGTCCTGTTCGGCTTCGTCGCCACGGTGTTCGAACTTTGGTATCCGAACCGCGTGCTGCCGGTGCTGCTCAACATCGTCGGTTCCACGTGCCTGCTGGTGTGGACGATCTCGCTGCTCTCGCAGTTGATCCTGCGCCGCCGCGCGGCCCGCGCCGGCACGCCGCTGCCGTTCCGCATGCGCGGCTACCCGTGGATCACGGGGTTCGCGCTGGGCATCCTGGCACTGATCTTCGGCCTGCTGCTCTCTTCCGGCGATACGCGCGGACAGTTCCTGTCGATGGTGGCGCTGACGGCGGGCATCGCCATCGCCAGCGAGACCGCGCGCCGTTTGCGCAATAAAAAACGCGCGACGGCCTGA
- a CDS encoding ammonium transporter: protein MAARDTMPAVISSSARERLVASFRKPRLSVLAALFALLAPALAFAQDTAAAAAPVANKGDVAWLLVCSALVIFMTLPGLALFYGGLVRSKNVLSVLIQCLLVFSLVAVLWALYGYSLAFTSGNAFIGGFDRLFAKGLTATAMGATFTKGVYIPELVFFVFQGAFACITCALIIGAFAERVKFAGVMLFTVLWFTFAYAPMAHMVWFFPGPDAFTSNEAVPGVLAQSGFLFAKGALDFAGGTVVHINAAIAGLVGSYVIGKRVGYGREAIKPHNLTQTMVGASILWVGWFGFNAGSALEANAVAAQAFVNTFLATAAAVLGWTAVEWIAKGKPSMLGAASGAVAGLVAITPAAGFVGLCGALIIGALAGAVCLWGVTGLKRLLGADDALDVFGVHGIGGILGALLTGVFAAPSLGGAGIWDYVTETALPDYSIASQVWIQLQGVLVTVVLSGVVALIAFLIVKYTVGLRVPEESEREGLDITSHGESAYES, encoded by the coding sequence ATGGCGGCGCGGGACACGATGCCGGCGGTGATCTCGTCGTCTGCACGAGAGCGCCTCGTCGCTTCGTTCCGCAAACCGCGCTTGTCCGTGCTCGCCGCACTGTTCGCATTGCTCGCGCCCGCGCTCGCCTTCGCGCAGGACACCGCCGCCGCGGCCGCGCCGGTCGCCAACAAGGGCGATGTCGCCTGGCTGCTGGTGTGTTCGGCGCTGGTGATCTTCATGACGCTGCCCGGGCTGGCCCTGTTCTACGGCGGCCTGGTACGCAGCAAGAACGTGCTGTCGGTGCTGATCCAGTGCCTGCTGGTGTTCTCGCTGGTCGCGGTGTTGTGGGCGCTGTATGGCTATTCACTGGCATTCACTTCCGGCAATGCATTCATCGGCGGCTTCGATCGCTTGTTCGCCAAGGGGCTGACCGCCACCGCGATGGGCGCGACCTTCACCAAGGGCGTATACATCCCGGAACTGGTGTTCTTCGTCTTCCAGGGCGCCTTCGCCTGCATCACCTGCGCGCTGATCATCGGCGCGTTCGCCGAACGCGTGAAGTTCGCCGGCGTGATGCTGTTCACCGTGTTGTGGTTCACCTTCGCCTACGCGCCGATGGCGCACATGGTGTGGTTCTTCCCGGGGCCGGATGCGTTCACCAGCAACGAGGCGGTGCCCGGTGTGCTCGCGCAGTCGGGCTTCCTGTTCGCCAAGGGCGCGCTGGACTTCGCCGGCGGCACCGTCGTGCACATCAACGCGGCCATCGCGGGCCTGGTCGGCTCGTACGTCATCGGCAAGCGCGTGGGCTATGGGCGTGAGGCGATCAAGCCGCACAACCTGACGCAGACGATGGTGGGCGCGTCGATCCTGTGGGTGGGCTGGTTCGGCTTCAACGCCGGCTCGGCGCTGGAAGCCAACGCGGTGGCGGCGCAGGCGTTCGTCAACACGTTCCTGGCCACGGCGGCGGCGGTGCTGGGGTGGACCGCTGTGGAATGGATCGCCAAGGGCAAGCCGTCGATGCTCGGTGCGGCGTCCGGTGCAGTCGCCGGCCTCGTCGCGATCACGCCGGCCGCGGGCTTCGTCGGTCTGTGCGGCGCGCTGATCATCGGTGCACTGGCCGGCGCGGTGTGCCTGTGGGGCGTGACGGGCCTGAAGCGCCTGCTCGGCGCCGACGACGCGCTGGACGTGTTCGGCGTGCACGGCATCGGCGGCATCCTGGGCGCGCTGCTGACCGGCGTGTTCGCGGCGCCATCGCTGGGCGGCGCGGGCATCTGGGATTACGTCACCGAAACCGCACTGCCCGACTACAGCATCGCCTCGCAGGTCTGGATCCAGCTGCAGGGCGTGCTGGTCACCGTGGTGCTGTCGGGCGTGGTCGCGCTGATCGCGTTCCTGATCGTGAAGTACACCGTGGGCCTGCGCGTGCCGGAGGAATCCGAACGCGAGGGCCTGGACATCACGTCGCACGGCGAATCGGCCTACGAGAGCTGA
- a CDS encoding P-II family nitrogen regulator — MKLITAIIRPFKLDEVREALTEVGVSGITVTEVKGFGRQKGHTELYRGAEYVVDFLPKLKVECAVSEAALDAALEALANAARTGKVGDGKIFVQSLERTVRIRTGELDDDAL; from the coding sequence ATGAAACTGATCACCGCGATCATCCGGCCGTTCAAGCTCGACGAGGTGCGCGAAGCGCTCACCGAAGTGGGCGTGTCCGGCATCACCGTCACCGAAGTCAAAGGCTTCGGCCGGCAAAAGGGCCATACCGAGCTCTACCGCGGCGCCGAATACGTCGTCGATTTCCTGCCCAAGCTGAAGGTGGAATGCGCGGTGTCGGAGGCGGCCCTGGACGCCGCCCTGGAAGCCCTCGCCAATGCCGCGCGCACCGGCAAGGTCGGCGACGGAAAGATCTTCGTGCAATCGCTCGAGCGCACGGTGCGCATCCGCACCGGTGAACTCGACGACGACGCGTTGTGA
- a CDS encoding TorF family putative porin, whose translation MSSRTTASKSIAASLVSVALIGLGMADAHAGVSGSVALTSDYLFRGISQNNQEPALQAGLEYAADSGFYVGTWGSNVSWLSDTPVPDNDISNSLELDFYGGYRGKFNDTVGFDVGALYYWYPGDYPSGFNSADTGELYFGITAGVFSAKYSYALTDLFGYADSDGSGYLDAAVNWEFVPTWTLNAHAGKQWIESNSDFEYIDWKLGVTKTFEGGFAVALAYSDTDAEEALYTNVHGNYLGDNTVVLTLTKTF comes from the coding sequence ATGTCGTCTCGCACCACTGCCAGCAAGTCCATCGCTGCATCACTCGTCTCCGTCGCGCTGATCGGCCTGGGGATGGCCGACGCACACGCCGGTGTTTCCGGCTCGGTCGCACTGACCAGCGACTATCTTTTCCGCGGCATCTCGCAGAACAACCAGGAACCCGCGCTGCAGGCCGGCCTGGAATACGCCGCCGACAGCGGTTTCTATGTCGGCACCTGGGGCAGCAACGTCAGCTGGCTGTCGGACACGCCCGTGCCCGACAACGACATCTCCAACAGCCTCGAACTTGATTTCTACGGCGGCTATCGAGGCAAGTTCAACGACACCGTCGGCTTCGACGTCGGCGCGCTCTACTACTGGTATCCCGGCGACTACCCCTCCGGCTTCAACAGCGCTGACACGGGCGAGCTCTACTTCGGCATCACCGCTGGCGTCTTCAGCGCCAAGTACTCCTACGCCCTCACCGACCTGTTCGGCTATGCCGACTCCGACGGCAGCGGCTATCTCGACGCGGCCGTGAACTGGGAGTTCGTGCCGACCTGGACGCTCAACGCGCACGCCGGCAAGCAGTGGATCGAGAGCAACTCGGACTTCGAATACATCGACTGGAAGCTCGGCGTCACCAAGACGTTCGAAGGCGGCTTCGCCGTCGCGCTGGCCTACAGCGATACCGACGCGGAAGAAGCGCTCTACACCAACGTCCATGGCAACTACCTGGGCGACAACACGGTGGTCCTCACGCTCACCAAGACGTTCTGA
- the glnA gene encoding type I glutamate--ammonia ligase: MSIEHVEKLIKDHKVEFVDLRFVDMRGVQHHVTFPKSIVEPSLFEDGKMFDGSSISGWKGINESDMVLLPDASTAFLDPFTADPTLVLTCDILDPATMQAYSRDPRGVAKRAEAYLKASGIADQAFFGPEPEFFIFDSVRFANDMGHTFFHIDSEEAHWNSGREYEGGNTGYRPMVKGGYFPVAPLDTLHDIRAEMCKTLEQVGMEVEVHHHEVANAGQCEIGTKFNSLVKKADELLTMKYVIKNVAHRNGKTATFMPKPIVGDNGSGMHVHQSLAKGGVNLFSGDGYGGLSQMALWYIGGIFKHARAINAFANSTTNSYKRLVPGYEAPVMLAYSARNRSASCRIPYVANPKARRIEIRFPDPMNSGYLVFAALMMAGLDGIKNQIDPGAPSDKDLYDLPPEEEKNIPTVCHSLDQALEALDKDRDFLKAGGVFTDDFIDGYIALKMQEVTRFRAATHPLEYQMYYTI, translated from the coding sequence ATGTCGATCGAACACGTAGAAAAGCTCATCAAGGACCACAAGGTCGAATTCGTCGACCTGCGCTTCGTGGACATGCGCGGCGTGCAGCACCACGTCACCTTCCCGAAGTCGATCGTGGAGCCGAGCCTGTTCGAGGACGGCAAGATGTTCGACGGCTCCTCCATCAGCGGCTGGAAGGGCATCAACGAATCCGACATGGTGCTGCTGCCCGATGCCAGCACCGCGTTCCTGGACCCGTTCACCGCTGACCCGACGCTGGTGCTGACCTGCGACATCCTCGACCCGGCCACCATGCAGGCCTACTCGCGCGACCCGCGCGGCGTCGCCAAGCGCGCCGAGGCGTATCTGAAGGCCAGCGGCATCGCCGACCAGGCCTTCTTCGGTCCGGAGCCGGAATTCTTCATCTTCGACTCGGTCCGTTTCGCCAATGACATGGGCCACACCTTCTTCCACATCGACTCGGAAGAAGCGCACTGGAACTCCGGCCGTGAGTACGAAGGCGGCAACACCGGCTACCGTCCGATGGTGAAGGGCGGCTACTTCCCCGTCGCGCCGCTGGACACGCTGCACGACATCCGCGCCGAGATGTGCAAGACGCTGGAACAGGTCGGCATGGAAGTGGAAGTGCACCACCACGAAGTCGCCAACGCCGGCCAGTGCGAGATCGGCACCAAGTTCAACTCGTTGGTGAAGAAGGCCGACGAACTGCTGACGATGAAGTACGTCATCAAGAACGTCGCCCACCGCAACGGCAAGACCGCGACCTTCATGCCCAAGCCGATCGTCGGCGACAACGGCAGCGGCATGCACGTGCACCAGTCGCTGGCCAAGGGCGGCGTCAACCTGTTCTCCGGCGACGGCTACGGCGGCCTGTCGCAGATGGCGCTGTGGTACATCGGCGGCATCTTCAAGCACGCGCGCGCGATCAACGCCTTCGCCAACTCGACCACCAACAGCTACAAGCGCCTGGTGCCGGGCTACGAAGCGCCGGTGATGCTGGCCTACTCGGCCCGCAACCGTTCGGCCTCGTGCCGCATTCCGTACGTGGCCAACCCGAAGGCGCGCCGCATCGAGATCCGCTTCCCGGATCCGATGAACTCCGGCTACCTGGTCTTCGCCGCGCTGATGATGGCCGGCCTGGACGGCATCAAGAACCAGATCGACCCGGGTGCACCGAGCGACAAGGACCTGTACGACCTGCCGCCGGAAGAAGAGAAGAACATCCCGACCGTGTGCCACAGCCTGGACCAGGCGCTGGAAGCGCTCGACAAGGATCGCGACTTCCTCAAGGCCGGCGGCGTGTTCACCGACGACTTCATCGACGGCTACATCGCGCTGAAGATGCAGGAAGTCACGCGCTTCCGCGCCGCCACGCACCCGCTCGAATACCAGATGTACTACACGATCTAA
- a CDS encoding undecaprenyl-diphosphate phosphatase yields MTDLFAALLLGIIEGITEFLPISSTGHLLIAERWLGHRSDLFNISIQAGAILAVVLIYRQRLWDLAMGFLGRRALAEHSPAGMPMDAREARDYAFKLAVAFGITAVLGVIVKKLGFELPDEVTPIAWALVLGGVWMIAAEHFAAKRAAVLGERATITWTVAILVGIAQVVAGVFPGTSRSGATIFVALLAGTTSRAAATEFAFLVGIPTMFAATGYELLSVLHDGEAANEDWSALAVAFVASAITAFISVKWLLRYIQSHRFTAFAIYRFVLGAALLWLVPSGS; encoded by the coding sequence ATGACCGACCTGTTCGCCGCCCTGCTCCTGGGCATCATCGAAGGCATCACCGAATTCCTGCCCATCTCCAGCACCGGGCACCTGCTCATCGCCGAACGCTGGCTCGGGCATCGCAGCGATCTGTTCAACATCTCCATCCAGGCCGGCGCGATCCTCGCGGTGGTGCTGATCTACCGCCAGCGACTGTGGGATCTGGCGATGGGTTTCCTCGGGCGCCGCGCGCTCGCCGAGCACAGCCCTGCCGGCATGCCGATGGATGCGCGCGAAGCGCGCGACTACGCCTTCAAGCTCGCGGTGGCCTTCGGCATTACCGCGGTGCTGGGCGTGATCGTGAAGAAGCTGGGCTTCGAGCTGCCCGATGAAGTCACGCCCATCGCATGGGCGCTGGTGCTGGGCGGCGTGTGGATGATCGCGGCCGAACACTTCGCGGCCAAGCGCGCGGCCGTGCTGGGCGAGCGCGCCACCATCACCTGGACGGTGGCGATCCTGGTTGGCATCGCGCAGGTGGTGGCGGGCGTGTTTCCGGGCACTTCGCGTTCGGGCGCGACCATCTTCGTCGCGCTGCTGGCGGGTACCACCTCGCGTGCGGCGGCAACGGAGTTCGCCTTCCTGGTCGGCATTCCGACGATGTTCGCCGCGACCGGCTATGAGCTGTTGTCCGTGCTGCACGACGGCGAAGCGGCGAACGAGGACTGGAGCGCGCTGGCGGTGGCGTTCGTGGCCTCGGCGATTACCGCTTTCATCTCGGTGAAGTGGCTGCTGCGCTACATCCAGAGCCACCGTTTCACCGCGTTCGCGATCTACCGTTTCGTGCTGGGTGCGGCGCTGCTCTGGCTGGTGCCGTCGGGGAGCTGA
- a CDS encoding META and DUF4377 domain-containing protein, which produces MKRLALVTLSVVLAAACSRTPEEPATTAIPPAAEPAPATAPTSPPPAAPASTGDANLLGGHHWLLQQAVDAKGQRIEALFARADKPVQLDFNQGRINVSNTCNRLGGGYRLDGSNLIVSDLASTMMACVDKKLMALDQEVSKRLQGTQAAGLTADGSLTLTSTGGDVLTFRGEPTAETRFGGPGEIAFLEIAPESKPCTHPLVPNRQCLQVREVFFDANGLRTGAQEGWQPLYQDISGFTHEEGTRNVVRVKRFVAKNPPADAASVAYVLDMVVESEKVGAKR; this is translated from the coding sequence ATGAAACGCCTCGCACTTGTGACCCTGTCCGTGGTGCTCGCGGCGGCCTGCTCGCGCACCCCCGAAGAACCCGCGACCACGGCAATACCGCCCGCCGCAGAGCCCGCCCCGGCCACCGCGCCGACATCACCACCGCCCGCCGCGCCGGCATCGACCGGGGACGCCAATCTGCTGGGTGGGCATCACTGGCTGCTGCAGCAGGCAGTGGATGCGAAAGGCCAGCGCATCGAAGCGTTGTTTGCGCGTGCGGACAAGCCGGTGCAGCTGGATTTCAACCAGGGTCGGATCAACGTCAGCAACACCTGCAATCGCCTCGGCGGCGGCTATCGGTTGGACGGGTCGAACCTGATCGTGTCCGACCTGGCGTCCACGATGATGGCCTGCGTCGACAAGAAGCTGATGGCACTGGACCAGGAAGTGAGCAAGCGTCTGCAGGGCACGCAGGCCGCCGGCCTGACGGCGGATGGTTCGCTCACGCTGACCTCCACCGGCGGCGACGTGCTCACCTTCCGCGGTGAACCCACCGCGGAGACGCGTTTCGGTGGACCGGGCGAGATCGCATTCCTCGAGATCGCACCGGAGTCCAAACCGTGCACGCATCCGCTGGTTCCGAACCGGCAGTGCCTGCAGGTGCGCGAGGTGTTCTTCGACGCCAACGGTCTGCGCACCGGCGCGCAGGAAGGCTGGCAGCCGCTGTACCAGGACATCTCGGGCTTCACGCACGAAGAAGGCACGCGCAACGTGGTACGTGTGAAGCGCTTCGTGGCGAAGAACCCGCCGGCGGACGCGGCGTCGGTCGCCTACGTGCTCGACATGGTCGTCGAGTCGGAAAAAGTGGGCGCCAAGCGTTGA
- a CDS encoding YbhB/YbcL family Raf kinase inhibitor-like protein: MQIRSNSFQHRERIPAEFAAGQPTADGFGFAPNRNPHLAWDGVPQGTKSFALLCIDPDVPTVAEMVGKEGVLIPADQPRCDFVHWALADIPANVREIAAGSCSDGVVPHGKPDPAGPAGSRQGLNDYTGWFAGNADMSGDWRGYDGPFPPPNDLRLHRYFFRLFALDVERLELPSKFTAADVFQAMHGHVLDEVAIYGTYSLNPSVKD; this comes from the coding sequence ATGCAGATCCGCAGCAACAGCTTCCAGCATCGCGAGCGCATTCCGGCCGAGTTCGCCGCCGGCCAGCCCACCGCCGACGGGTTCGGATTCGCGCCCAACCGCAATCCGCACCTGGCATGGGACGGCGTGCCGCAGGGCACGAAGTCGTTCGCGCTGCTGTGCATCGATCCCGATGTGCCGACCGTGGCGGAGATGGTCGGCAAGGAAGGCGTGCTGATTCCCGCCGATCAGCCGCGCTGCGATTTCGTGCACTGGGCGCTGGCGGACATTCCCGCCAACGTGCGCGAGATCGCCGCGGGCAGCTGCAGCGACGGCGTGGTGCCGCACGGCAAGCCCGATCCCGCCGGGCCGGCCGGTTCGCGCCAGGGCCTGAACGACTACACCGGCTGGTTCGCCGGCAATGCCGACATGTCCGGCGACTGGCGCGGTTACGACGGCCCGTTCCCGCCACCGAACGACCTGCGCCTGCACCGCTATTTCTTCCGCCTGTTCGCGCTCGACGTCGAACGCCTGGAGCTGCCGTCGAAGTTCACCGCGGCCGATGTCTTCCAGGCGATGCACGGCCATGTGCTGGATGAGGTCGCCATCTACGGCACGTACTCGCTGAATCCGTCGGTCAAGGACTGA